The Thermodesulfovibrionales bacterium genome includes a region encoding these proteins:
- a CDS encoding cob(I)yrinic acid a,c-diamide adenosyltransferase: AIGLVKIDDINYLISNIPKNIIIYITGRYAHKSLIDLADFVNEIKIIKTPKKLLKAVKGIEY; the protein is encoded by the coding sequence TGCTATAGGCCTTGTTAAAATAGATGATATTAATTATTTAATTTCAAATATTCCTAAAAATATAATAATTTATATTACAGGAAGGTATGCACACAAATCTCTTATAGATTTAGCAGATTTTGTAAATGAAATAAAAATAATAAAAACACCTAAAAAATTATTAAAAGCAGTAAAGGGGATAGAATATTAA